GCTCTTGattctttgttgtctcttctGTTTACTGCTGACAGGTATAAGATATCCCTGCTGAAGCCTTCCACCAAAAGCCCTGGCTTTATCCAGTAAAGTGTCCGTGAGGACAGACAGCAGGGGTTTCCTCTCTCTGCAGTACCTGGTCAGGAACGATGATGGACAGATTTGCTTGGTAGAATATTACTGTTGTCCTGATGAGGAGGTGGAGTGATCACAGAGCACATCCATTAACCCTCCTTTTGAATAAGCGCTTTCACTTCAGAAGAGCCCAAGAATAAGAAGACAAAGAACACAGCACAGCCGTTGAATTGCTGGTCACTGATACTCACTGGATCGACAACAGTGGCCTGGATCCTTTGAGACGGTTTCCTGTCATCTTGAGTTCAGCCAATGTATGAACTGTGGGggagaaaataacacaacatgttttttttttctgtgacacgCAACAATGTAATGATAATGTATCTTGAATTTTAGGATCGAACAAAAGAAGTTACTCACTATTCTGAACTAGACACTTTGCAGAAGGTCCATGAGGGCTGTTAGAAATCCTACAGACAGAAATATGATTGAATTCTCTTTAAATTTGCTTGAGATTAGAGGAAAGCATTTACAGAATGTAACAAAGATAATACACTCACCACATGTAGAGGTCCTGCTTCTTCTTGGCCTCCAAAAATAGGcactttttatttcacacaccTGCAGTATAATTTATCTTTAACAATACTGTTGTGTATATAATCACATGAGACGGaggtcaataaataaacaacacactCACCTCATTGATAACAAACGCATTAAGGATTTAACAAGTAAGGTGTTAAATGATTGTCCGTTGTGTCCATTTTTGTATCTAATACAGAAACATAACGTTTATTATTATGACAATACCCACAGCAAATACTCATGGGAGAAAACACAGGTGTCTATGGGTACTGTGGAAAAATACTATTTAGTGTAGAATGAGGCATCATGGTCCTCAGAAGATGAGGACTCTTTCCTTGTTGTCCATCGTGTAGGTccaatattttataataaatgtaatatttggcTAATTTAAGAAGGTTTGTCATTAGTGGACAACTCATAGTACTGTTTAAATTCAAACGAACTATTCGACtttaaaatgtgcttgttttgtttcgtatgttcaaatacatttattaaaaaaaaaaaaataaaaaaaaaaaaaatagtcttcCACTTTAACCAATAGGAACAACAGGAAAGGAGCACGTGTCCGCTTTCGGCCAATCGATTGCAAATCGTTTTCTCGCGCAAAGTATAAATACACCTGCCCACGCGCGGTGTGTTAATTATTTCTTACACAGGGACAGTTACTCCTGTCTGTGAGAGTAATTTTTTTCCGTGTACTCGACTCTACGTAGTTCACTTTGGGTTCATCTAAACTACTAGAAACATGGTAAGaatttcaatgtgtttttctgctgttcaGGCTTTAACTTGTTTTGCCCGAGAATCAAACGTAAAAGTCTATTAATCATTGGCTGCCAAACCTGGATATTAATTCAAATTGTAGGCCTACTCGGTAgcaaattatgattttaaaagtaaCTAAGCACATGATAATGTGAAATTGCCCTAGTTAGAGCAACTTGCgtcatatttcacaataacacCACATTGCGTTGATTTACGCAGCCTTGTCTAACGTGGGCTAGCTTAGCGTAAGTTAGCTTGGCGGACATTTCTCTTTAACTATATTAACCTAGGCAGCCGCTTCCTGTTAAATGTGAGATTGACGATTGTTAACTAAAAGTTAtcgtgatgctgctgctgggaaCGAAGTCCCCtctgttaatatttttgatCCACTTCAGGCGAACAGCGTGGTCCTCCGCACGCCCAGGGAATCGATTTGAACCGTACAGTCGCAAACTGCGACACTCTTCATTATGTTGTGTAGTTTACGTTCAGTTTTTATCCAAATGTGGAGTTTCCCACTGCTGTTGAAGCAGCCGAGAATTGCGCTGGTTCTTCCCGACCTgcataaaaagtacaagtaaaaatagaaatgtaCGCTTATGACAGCTCCCATGTAATCACGCGTATACTGGAGGGAGACGCCACCGTCTCTCCTAAATGTTTAAGACGCATCCCTCAGTTGAGGTTTTAGCTCAAATCAAATGCATCgtttttgttgtactttttttgtttctttctattAAGAGCAACTGCAAAAGCCAAGGACCAAATGAAATGCCAGTGCTGGTTTGCATTTCCCTGACCCACTTATGTAAGGGCAGTGTACTGTTACCCTGAAACCTCTCTGCTTTATATTGGTGCTTAATTTGTGCCCTTTATAGAAGTCTTGAATTTGAAAAGTAAGGTTGTGCTCTTTTAAtgccccctcttttttttttttttttttgcatttttcacaagtaaatacatttttttttcacgaATCAGAAACTGTTTTTTAAGAATTAACCGCCTCTCTTGGACTACCCGGTCCATGTTTGACAAGTCTAAAGATGGGAGGCTTTTTATCTGGACTTAGTCTTATGTAGTGTGGATGCAGAAAAAGCAGTGaaatgccactttttttttgtatttttgacaAATGGGTGAAATGTTTTGCAAATCAGAAATTTTAAGTAATCTACTgcctctgggactatccattccAGGTATGACAATtctaaatattgagattttggaTCTAGACCTGGTCCAATGTGGTTTAGATGCAGAAAATGCAGTGAAAGGTCACCTtttctggattttctttttcccaaTATCATAAGTAAAATTAAAGTGGTGGGGGTCAGCAGCAGTTCGGGCAATGCTAAAGTTTATTTCAAATGCCTAATATGTACAGTCAATGCAGGAAGAGATGACATAAACGTGGATCAGCTGCTCAGTGGAGGAAGTTAAATTTCCCTTAACTTTGGTCAAAAACATGAAGGAGAAAATGACCTCCAGCCTGTCTTCCAGCACAATTATCATCTCTGATATGGCCTATGACATGTGCAACTGGCATAAagtatttcctttcctttttcacAGCGTGAGTGCATCTCCATCCACGTTGGTCAGGCTGGAGTCCAGATTGGCAATTCCTGCTGGGAGCTTTACTGCCTAGAACATGGAATCCAGCCGGACGGACAGATGCCCACTGGTGAGACTCGTAAAGGAGGGGACAATTCCTTCAACACCTTCTTCAGTGAGACTGGCGCTGGGAAGCACGTCCCCAGAGCTGTATTTGTTGACCTGGAGCCCACTGTCATTGGTTAGTATTATCTCTTTCTCAATGTAGGTGTTTGTATTTTAAGATACAGTCCTTGgagtttaaaaacatgtaattgATATATTCCCTTAGGTGAGGTGCGCTCTGGACCTTATCGCCAGTTATTCCACCCTGAGCAGCTGATCACAGGGAAGGAGGATGCTGCCAACAATTACGCCCGTGGACACTACACCATTGGAAAAGAGCTCATTGACTCAGTGCTGGACAGGATCCGCAAACTGGTGGGTTACTTAAAATCAGGAGTAAAAGTTTAGCGGCTAACTCATATGGGTTTCTGTAAGGTGGATGCGATCTTTGGAAGGATAAAATAACAGGATATAACAAATGATAAATTAGCCTTAtctaattaaacatttattgaacaacattagggctgtaaagtcccggtCGATTTACGAGTCTATATGTTCTGGTACGACTTAAATTCTTCTAgcggaatgtaccaagtgctatgggggtgttttcagagcacccctgtttcacAGGTGATGGtatgtcttcagagaacaccccccttgttttcaggattttggATTAGACCAACCCACAAGAGGACAGATGGGTTAAAGTATGTCCGGTggttttatataatttttagcttttcattttaggctacagtcagtcctaacatccatgtcaaagacaaatgtcaaatgcaaagtttgccagcagCAGTTTGCGTATCACAGCTGgactacaaacatggcataATCATATAAAAAACGGTaacgttacattacatgtcatttggcagacgcttttatccaaagcgacttacaataagtgcatttaaacatttgggtacaaacaagagctagaattAAGTGCTtaaagtaagccaaactataaagtgctagttaTGGCACACTTGCCCGCGACGGCACGCCATTTGTGTCCCAGCCGCAAAGCTGAGCTCCCCccccaagaatttctttggttCATTACAGCCCTAAACATGTATGCACTGTCTGCTCTGCAGTTGTGTGTTTTACATAAAAGCTATGAACTTCATGTTAAGTGCATGAAATGGGTAATTGCCAAACATTTATCAaatgtttggaagaaagaataaAGTTTAAGTTGGCAGCATATATCAAGTTTCTGATGACAAGTTGCAtaaattttaaattattatatcaTGTCAACTGGATTAATAGTCTACCTATTTTTTCTAATTCTATACAAAATATCCAACATAAATCATGATTAATATTTGATCACTGTCTCCCTCTGCCCTCAGTCTGACCAGTGCACTGGTCTTCAGGGTTTCCTGGTTTTCCACAGCTTCGGAGGAGGCACCGGCTCTGGCTTCACCTCCCTGCTGATGGAGCGTCTCTCCGTCGAATATGGCAAGAAGTCGAAGCTGCAGTTCTGCGTCTACCCAGCTCCCCAGGTGTCCACTGCTGTGGTGGAGCCCTACAACTCCATCCTGACCACCCACACCACGCTGGAGCACTCAGACTGTGCCTTCATGGTGGATAATGAGGCCATCTACGATATCTGCCGCAGGAACCTGGACATCGACCATCCCAGCTACACCAACCTGAACAGGCTGATCAGTCAGATTGTGTCCTCCATCACCGCTTCCCTCCGTTTTGACGGTGCCCTCAATGTCGATCTGACGGAGTTCCAAACCAATCTGGTGCCATATCCTCGTATCCACTTCCCTCTTGCCACCTACGCCCCCTTCATCTCTGCTGAGAAGGCGTACCATGAGCAACTCACAGTGGCCGACATCACAAACGCCTGCTTCGAGCCGGCCAATCAGATGGTGAAATGTGACCCTCGCCATGGCAAGTACATGGCCTGCTGCCTGCTGTACCGTGGCAATGTGGTGCCCAAAGATGTCAATGCTGCCATCGCCACCATCAAGGCCAAGCGCTCCATCCAGTTTGTGGACTGGTGCCCCACTGGTTTCAAGGTCGGCATCAACTACCAGCCACCTACTGTGGTTCCTGGTGGAGATCTGGCCAAGGTCCAGAGAGCTGTGTGCATGCTGAGTAACACCACTGCGATCGCCGAGGCCTGGGCTCGACTTGACCACAAGTTTGACCTGATGTACGCCAAACGCGCCTTTGTTCACTGGTACGTGGGTGAAGGTATGGAGGAGGGAGAGTTCTCTGAGGCCAGGGAGGACATGGCAGCACTGGAGAAAGATTATGAGGAGGTGGGAACTGACAGTGTAGGggatgaggatgaagaaggGGAGGAATATTAAACGGAAATGTTTCATTACCCTACTGTTTGTACCCTAAAGTACTCTTTGACTGCACTTATGTTTCCACTTCCGTTTCCGCTTTCATTACATAGGACCTGTATCAATTTTGTCTTCTGATCTGTCCCTTGtgttgaaaaaataaagttcACTGACTGCAGTTCCTCTCAAATATCATCCATACAATAGAAAGATTGTATTGTCCTTGCTGAGCCACATCTTTGCAGCCTGTGTTCACTGCTAAATAACATTGCATCAGATTATttttctattgttgttgttgttactaatTTAAACAGTCAGATTTACATTTCTAAACTATTGTTGCACTCTGGTTTAGTAATCAACTTTTTGTCTGACCCACAGATGTAGGCCTTGCAGCCTTTGACCACATTTATGTGCTAAGAATGGTTAAAATGAAATGGATAATAAGACTTAAAGTTGGCAGCATTTATCAATTTTCTGAGAACAAAGGGTAAAGCTTGCATATGTAATAAATGCCCAATTATAGATCAAGTCAACTGGATTCATCTACTTTTTCTAATTCGATTCAAAATATCTAACATCAATTTCGTATTTATAGTCTATTAATACTATGTCACTGTTGTCAAGATTTCCAGGAATATAATTTGTGCTCCCAATTTACCTCTAGAATCAAATTTATTGATAAATTATATTCCTGGAAACTATAtagaaacaatgacatgattTGTATACATTTATGACCCACATAAATGTGGACCCTGTAGTCTTTGACCATACTTGCACAATTTTAGAACTATTATGATTTTGTACATACATTTACTCTTTAaacaaccaaattacctagtcTTTTCAGATAAGCTAAGCAggagtaaaataaaatgatttgttttgcctGCTTCCTTGAAAAGAACAGACTTTGTATATTCTTTAGGAAATACAGATTCTAACCTTttctttgaatgattttttttcccctctgctcAGGCTGTCAACTTTTGGGAATTCTGCAAACGCTCATTATGATTATCCCAGAGATGATGGAGCTGTTTCGGTGCAgcaaaacacaaaccaacaggTGAGCTCAGCGTCATGAACACATCAACGGCACAGCATGCGTTACTTAAACCACACCACTCTTATGACCTCAAGATGGACACTGAGAAATGGAGACAGTATCATGACAAACAGAAGAATAGCAGAGTTTAGCAGTGAATGAATTAGTGTGAACATTTTCCCGTGGATACTCTTCAACTTTGCTAAATCGGTACACATCAGCGACTTAATCACATTGATGTGATACAACTTAGTAGTTTGAGCATTACCATATGAGAGATCATCagaatattaaagaaaaaacaaagacattagcCACTGAAGTGACTTATGGACAGGAAATagactttgtgttttattgttatgtCAATATTAGTTATGATGTAATTTTTCTGAAGGTTAAATACCATATTGCAGGTCCAGAAAAAATATTAAGTGAGAGGggacagtatatatgtgtgtgtgtatatatacacatatactgtatatgcaataCCATCTGCTGGATGATGAGCAATCCACACAGTAATCCTCTCATGGCTGACAATGGCTCATCAATCAAGACACACGATTAAACAGTTGAACAGGTGAATAGATTATCAAAACTGGCTCTATAATATGCCACAGAGTATGATAGAATTACAAACTAAGAACAGGGGAGTCTTGTACTGGCAATCAAGCACTCAGTTATAGCACTCAAGTTGGTATGTAAGTGCAGGTGGAAAAGAGGACAGCTGGCGCACATGCGACGAGTCACCACTAGAGGGGGGGCTTTTTCACAATGGTTCAACCATAATATCATAAAAAGAATATTTTGTTcaagaattatttaaaaaaaaaaaataaactaataaaactGGCCTGGATAAAAATGATGGTACCCCTTTaaaattttgaaaataatttgagcatagggttagggttagtggcAAAGGAGATATATTACCAAGTTTCATGACTGTTTAAAGTTGTTAATCCCACTGAATattagataaaaaataaattcaatacTCAAATTTAGTTGGACTGTTTACACTGTGGGAATATATTATTTACAGTCAATATCAATCATTAAGCTATTTCAAGGTGGGCATGCAGTGAAGGAGTTACACAAAGCAAGTGTTGCGCAACAGATGCACTTTGTAATTGACGCTTCCTTCCCCTGActacacacacatctgtttatCATCAAGGCCAAGAACTTCAAACTGAACAAATCTCCACCTGCCTGTAGATAAGGTAGCCTCCAACATATCGGTTCATTCCAGCAGATAGCAGATCACAAACGGACGAGCCAAGCAACACTTTGGGTTACATTGTTTATATCACAGAGGTAAATGTGCAATTCCTTTACAAGCAATCGTTGCTGAATATGGAATAATGCTGGAGGTtataatgaaaaacacaaacaaatcgtCATCAACTACTTTTGAACAGCGAGCGTAGGCGCTTGACTTGAGAGGACCCAGTCAGTGACACATGATGGCATGTAGGACAGCGGCAGCCAGAAGAACTTGGCATCCCAGCCTGGGGAGTAGCGGGTGCGGGGACGGACAGCGGACACAGCGTGCTCCATGCATCCGACCACCTTCATCAGATCTGCATCCGAAATCTTTGCTACTTTGTCCTCTATTATAGCCATGGCTACGAcagaaaacaaagcattataaataaaaaatcatttgGGATGTAACAATATCCAAATCTCACAATACTGCAATCATTGTGCCCCCTCTGTTTATGCTAGATACATCTACAGCATAGAAAACTACAACTTAAAATGTCATCTACACTTGTAGTTTAGATGTGAAtcaattcattttgtttgatGAAAAAATGTTCTTTGATTGCTCAACAATGAGCGAAACTTTAGCTTTTGTCTGGtaataatgttaaaatatgtCCTTGATGGGATGTTCGACTTTGGCTCCAGTGTTTACTAATCCTCTGAAGCTTTAGTGCAGAGGAACTCGCAGCTAAGCCTCGGAAATACTGAACATGTCGGTGTGGGTGATTTTCTCCCCGACAGAGAAGCAAGATGGGAAACTTCAGGCAAATAGTTAGCTAActatctctcctctctctttattTGACTATGTTAATggatatttaataattattcgCTGCTGACGCAGCCTTTTCTGTTAAAGCTGTCACACGATGGAACACCATtccagataaaataaaaaactgtgacCTGCTTGGTGGGTTTAAagctaacataaaaaaacacctaaaactcTCACAACAATGCACCCACTAATTTGCCAGTGGCTATTTGTGTGTAATGCATCAAatggtgacatttatgtttttaattgcacatggtccctttcaaatcaaatcaaatcaatcaatcaatgaaaaTTAACTAAATGGTTGTGTGTGTAACTAAAACTATATAtgtagttatagttatatatatatagctatacAACTACAGTTAACTATAGGTGTATTTTAACAGTTGTATAGTGGCTGTTTTACGAATGAAAAGATAATGTAAACTTACTGGACTTCAAATAGTCCTGTCCATAGTCGTCTTTGATGTCCTGTGGAAGTTTGTCCCACAGCGTTATGGTATTTTTCTTCAAGATACCAACATCAGTCACGTTTGTTTTGAAGAAGCCAGGCTCAATGCAAAGGACTTTGACACCGAACGGCGACAAACACAACCTGAATAAGACATTACATCC
This genomic interval from Solea solea chromosome 2, fSolSol10.1, whole genome shotgun sequence contains the following:
- the LOC131450512 gene encoding tubulin alpha chain-like → MRECISIHVGQAGVQIGNSCWELYCLEHGIQPDGQMPTGETRKGGDNSFNTFFSETGAGKHVPRAVFVDLEPTVIGEVRSGPYRQLFHPEQLITGKEDAANNYARGHYTIGKELIDSVLDRIRKLSDQCTGLQGFLVFHSFGGGTGSGFTSLLMERLSVEYGKKSKLQFCVYPAPQVSTAVVEPYNSILTTHTTLEHSDCAFMVDNEAIYDICRRNLDIDHPSYTNLNRLISQIVSSITASLRFDGALNVDLTEFQTNLVPYPRIHFPLATYAPFISAEKAYHEQLTVADITNACFEPANQMVKCDPRHGKYMACCLLYRGNVVPKDVNAAIATIKAKRSIQFVDWCPTGFKVGINYQPPTVVPGGDLAKVQRAVCMLSNTTAIAEAWARLDHKFDLMYAKRAFVHWYVGEGMEEGEFSEAREDMAALEKDYEEVGTDSVGDEDEEGEEY